A genomic stretch from Primulina huaijiensis isolate GDHJ02 chromosome 14, ASM1229523v2, whole genome shotgun sequence includes:
- the LOC140956718 gene encoding dof zinc finger protein DOF3.2-like, with the protein MGMDSSSQAQHQLQVHQEMASDQTLESILVCSKPQQEKKPRPAEQALKCPRCDSNNTKFCYYNNYSLSQPRYFCKSCRRYWTKGGTLRNVPVGGGCRRNRRSSSSSSSSSSASSKRSSQEQPLIPIPGSIIPCLGNVSYDSNDLSLAFARLQKQGQMGLDDYDFLNTGNHPNMPYNDHVLGSDDARGGFLENPFGFNHNLYNGNLGIQMGMGFEEINSGTTSSTAVTATVKQEICSAKEGENKVLWGFPWQNIGGDVNTSWNNAIGSTNWHGLLNTPLM; encoded by the exons ATGGGGATGGATTCTTCTAGTCAAGCACAGCACCAACTCCAAGTACACCAG GAAATGGCTTCTGATCAAACACTAGAAAGCATTTTGGTTTGCTCAAAACCTCAGCAAGAAAAGAAACCAAGGCCTGCAGAACAAGCCCTGAAATGCCCTAGATGCGACTCAAACAACACCAAGTTTTGTTATTACAACAATTACAGCCTCTCACAGCCGAGGTACTTTTGTAAATCTTGCAGAAGGTATTGGACAAAAGGTGGGACTTTGAGAAATGTTCCTGTGGGAGGAGGCTGCAGGCGTAACAGAAGATCTTCGTCTTcgtcttcttcatcatcatcggCATCATCGAAACGGTCAAGCCAAGAACAGCCGCTGATCCCGATTCCAGGTTCAATCATTCCATGTTTGGGGAATGTATCCTATGATTCCAATGATCTTAGTCTCGCATTCGCCAGGCTTCAGAAACAAGGACAGATGGGTCTGGATGATTATGACTTTTTAAACACGGGAAATCATCCAAACATGCCCTATAACGATCATGTTCTTGGATCTGATGATGCCAGGGGTGGATTTCTCGAAAACCCGTTCGGGTTTAATCACAATCTGTACAATGGAAACCTGGGAATCCAAATGGGAATGGGTTTTGAGGAAATTAACAGCGGTACGACAAGTTCCACAGCCGTCACAGCAACAGTGAAGCAAGAAATCTGCAGCGCGAAAGAAGGTGAAAACAAGGTTTTGTGGGGATTTCCATGGCAGAACATTGGAGGGGATGTGAACACAAGCTGGAATAATGCGATTGGATCGACAAATTGGCATGGACTTTTGAATACTCCTCTGATGTAA